The DNA window CCCGGAACGGTTCAGCCTCGAAAAGCAACAGCTCATGCGCGCGCTCGGCGCGGAGGTCATCAACACGCCGACCGCGGACGGCATGGGCGGCGCCATCGAGCGCGCCCACCAGCTCGCCGAGGAAACCGAGAACGCGGTCGTTCCACAGCAGTTCAGCAACCCGCTGAACGTCGAGGCGCACTACGAGACGACGGGACCGGAACTCTACGACGCCCTCGACGGCGACATCGGCGCGGTCGTTGCCGGGTGTGGGACCGCCGGAACCCTGATGGGCATGGCGAAGTACGCCCGCGACCAGCACCCCGATACCTACGTCGCCGCCGTCGAACCGGAAGGGTCGCTCTACTCCACGACGAAGGGGGCCGACGTGCCCGAGGAGGAGTACAAAATCGAGGGCATCGGGACGCACGACCCGACGACCAACGAACTGTTCGACCCCGACCTCGTGGACGAAATCATCCAAGTGCCGGACGAAGCCGCCCACGACGAACTGAAACGGCTCGCACGCGAGGAGGGCCACCTCGTCGGCTCCTCGGCCGGCGCAGCGAGCATCGCGGCCCAGCAGGTCGCCGAGAAGATTCGGGACGGCGAAATCGATGCCCCCGGAAACTCGGTCGTCACCATCTTCCCCGACTCCAGCGAGCGCTACCTCTCGAAGGGAATCTACCGCTCGTTCGCCGAGTGGGAGGGATAAGCGCGGGGTTAGAGAGGTACATGGAGACGGAGAGGCGCTGACCGACTTTTGCGGATGCAAGGTACGGAGCCGTATATAGTGAAATTATCAAACTACTAAACGACG is part of the Haladaptatus paucihalophilus DX253 genome and encodes:
- a CDS encoding PLP-dependent cysteine synthase family protein, giving the protein MTTHREPLESVLDTVGRTPLVRVQAASDEIPVYAKVESFNPGASVKDRIGKYMIEAMLDSGELRPGGTVIEPTAGNTGIGFAIAAGQLGVNAVFVVPERFSLEKQQLMRALGAEVINTPTADGMGGAIERAHQLAEETENAVVPQQFSNPLNVEAHYETTGPELYDALDGDIGAVVAGCGTAGTLMGMAKYARDQHPDTYVAAVEPEGSLYSTTKGADVPEEEYKIEGIGTHDPTTNELFDPDLVDEIIQVPDEAAHDELKRLAREEGHLVGSSAGAASIAAQQVAEKIRDGEIDAPGNSVVTIFPDSSERYLSKGIYRSFAEWEG